CGCCCATATAGGCGGGAACCTTGTAGTTCGGGTCGTCCACCGGGCGGATCAGCACCAACAGGTCGTAGGTCATCTGCTCGGGATCCGACCGGTGCGGCCGGAAGCGCTGGATCAGCAGGCCTTCCGGATGCGCGTTGAAGGTCACGTTCGGGAAGATCGAATAGTTCCAGTCGTCGGTGAGCTGGTTATCGGTGAACTCGCTGTAATCGATGCCGCGCTTGGCCGCCCAGGCGCGCTTGGCTTCCTGGAGCACCCGACGGGCGTCGTTGGGCTGGCCCCGGAACTGCTCGGGGGTCACATCCACCTCGGACAACAGGTATTTCAGACCCTCGTTCAGCGTTTCATGGTCGTCGAGCTTGGGGCTGATCTCGCCGAATTTCAGCAGCTGGCGGCTCATGCCGTTGGGATAGGTGTCCCACTGCACCTCGCGGTCGTTGAAGAACGACAGGATCTCGGGGTGCACCGCATGGACGTGATAGACCTCGATGAATGCATCGTGGCCGATCTTCCAGTTGCAGGGCCAGGGCGTCTCCAGGTCCTTCACCACATGCATGTCGGCGAAACGGTAGGCCTTCATGTGCTCGACCAGCGGACCGATGAAGTCCAGCAGGGGCCCGGCGTTCAGGTCCATGTTGATGAAGATGAAGCCGTCCCACAATTCGCAGCGGACCTGGCTCAGCGGCGGATCGTCGGCGACAACGGCGGTGCGGAAGGTTTCGCGGTCCTGGATGTTCTTCAGGGTGCCGTCCAGGTTCCACTCCCACGAGTGGAAGGCGCATTTGAACGAGGCGGCATGGCCGAACTCGCTCATCACCAGCCGGTTGCCCCGGTGATGGCACACATTGTAATAGGCCGAAATATCGTTCGGGCCCGTGCCGTGCCGGGTCACGATGAAGCTTTCCGGGCCCAAATCGTATTTGAAGTAGTCGCCAACTTCGGGGATGTCCTTGGCGACGCCGGCCAGGGTCCAGATACGGGTCCACATATTGTCCCATTCCCGTTTGGCCCATTCCCGCGAGACATAGCGGTCGGTGGAATAGGAGCGGTCGCCGTAGTCCTGATAGGGCGCGAGCGCCTCGGGCGAACCGGGCTCTGCACCAGGATTGAGCGCAAAGCTGCGGGCGGCCGGAAAGTCCATCTTGTTCATCATACGTCCCCGTGAAGTCGTCCCCTGAAACGAGAATGGCAAATTCCGTTCCCTGATTCCAGTCGCGCGTGCTGAATACCGGCGTCGAAGTCGAGAGTCAGGTCAGGTAGCGCCGGCGCAGATACCAGATCTCGGCGATGCCCAATCCCAGCAGGATCAGGCAGACGCTCCAGAACGCCTTCGGACTTTCGGCGGACGGAATGCCGGCCACATTGATGCCGAGCAGACCGGTTAGCAGGGTGAGCGGCAGGAACACCACCGAGACCATGGACAGCAGATACATGTTGGCCTGCATGCGGTCGTTGACGCGGGCTTCCATTTCCTCGTGGATCAGCTTGCCGCGTTCGCGGATCGCGTCCAGATCGGCGACCGAGCGGCTGGCATCGTCGGCCACGTCGCTCAGCCGGCCGCGGGTCTGGACGTCGATGTCGAGTACCCGCTGGCCGGCGAGACGCGCGAGCGCCATCTGCTGCGGCGCCACGTAGCGGTGCAGCGCCACGGCGCGACGGCGCAGGCCGTTCAGGCGGGCGCGGGTGGCGGCGCTGCGGTCCTCGACCATGTCATGCTCGAGCATGTCCATGTCGTCATCGATGGCGGTGATGGCGGGTTCGACCCGCTCGATCAGCCGGTGGGTCAGCCGCGCCAGCAGCCCGCCGATCGAGGTGGGGACATGGCCGGCGGCAAGCTGTTCGCGAATGTCGCGGGTTGCCTTTATCCGGTAAAGGCGCACGGTGATCAGGCGCCGTGCCTCGATCCAGACATGGAGCGGCGTCATCTCCTCCTCGCAGGTCGGGTCCAGGTTGATGCCGCGCAGGTCGAGCATCAGCCCATTCACGAATTCGGTGCAGCGGGGCCGTGATTGCCGCGCCAGCAGGCCCTCGACGACAACGGGGTCGAGACCGCTTTCACGTGTAAGCCATTGCCGGGTATAGGCGGCGTTCTGCTGCAGATGGATCCAGACGAAGCCGCTACCTTGGCCAGCCGCGGTCAGATCGTCCCAGTCGACCAGGCGGGCGCGGCCTTGGCCGTCGAAGCGGTAAGCGGATATCAGGCCGACGCGATCCAGCATGATGCCGGTCTAGCAGTCCCTTGTTTCAGTTCCGTGACGCCCGACCACGGCCTTTCGGAGCCTGCGGTGTGAGACGGTGGGGCCGCCGCGCCGCCGCAGACCAGTGCATCAGAAAAAGTCACAAGTGATGGAACGCACAGCTGCGTTGCAGGGAAGCGGGATGGAATGCCCTTTGCACTCCGATATAACGTGCGCCTGCAACCTACCCACGGAAGGTCAATCCAATGAAAAAGATCCTGTCGCTCGCCGTTGTCGGCGCCCTCGCTGTGGCAAGTATTGGCGCCGCCCAGGCCGCCGACATCCGAGGCCGCATCGAGAAGGTCGACGTCGAGAACAACGTCATTCACCTGACCAACGGCATTGAACTGCACTATGACGACGAGGTCAACGAGGCCGACCTGACGCCGGGCAGCTCGATCCGCGCCCGGTACGAGTCGAGAAGGGGCCTGTTCGAGGTTTCCTCGCTGAAGATCACGTCGAAGAAGTAACAGGGCCGGTTTCACGGCCAGGAAAGGGCGCGCTTCGGCGCGCCCTTTTTGATTCAGCGCGGCTCTTCCGCCGGGTTGGCCTTGATCTTCGACATGGGCGTGGGCTCGTCGAAGCAGACCATCAGCACCATCGGGCCATCCGACGCGGCCGCGTGCAGTGTTTTCGCCGGGACGATACAGAGATCGCCGCCCTTGAGGTCGTAGCGGATGCCGGCATCCTCGTCGAAGACACTGATGGTGCCTTCCAGCAGGAACAGGTGATTGTTGTAGGGGTGCCAGTGCGGCGCTTCGCGCTGCAGTGCCTTTTCATGCACCGACGTCAACGGCCAGAGCCTGCGGGCCTTGAGCTGGTCGTAAACGCCTTCGAGCCCGGAAAAGCAGTTCCGTTCCACAGTCATCGCCATTGCGAACCTCCCCGTTGCAAGCGGTCCAGCCTAGCGCGCCTCACGCCGCAATGAAATCGGCAACGCCGCATTTCTTCGCGTTGACCGGGCACGAAGTGTGCGCCTAACGTCAGGTACGCCAAAACGGGGACATCATGACAGCATCAAGACCCATACCGCCCGAAGCCGAGATCGCCGGCATCGTTGGCCACACCTTTCCAGGCGGCACCTATACCGTCGAGCACTGGGAAAACTTTCTGCTGACCGAATGCACCGGCGCCGATCTGCTGCCAGGCGGGATGGTGCATCCCGTGGTGCTGTTCCACATGCCGATCCTGGGCAGCAAGACCACCATCGGCGAGATGTTCGCCCTGGGGCAGGCCGAGTCCGATTTCTCCATCGGCATCGAGAGCTATGACTGGGAAATGTTCGTGCCGCTGAAGGAGGATGTGCCCTACAACATCTCGGGCAAGATCATCTCGGCCTCGCGCCACACCTCGCGCAACGACCGGCTCTACGACCGCATCCAGTTCCAGTTCGAGGTGGCGCAGGCCGACGGCACCCTGGCGGCGCGGACCACGATTACCTGGCATTACCGGAGGGGCCTGCTGTGAACGTCAAGACAGGCGACAGGATTCCCGACTGGGTGATGGAAAGCGTGCGGCCCGAGCGGATGCGCACCATGGCCGCCATCCTTCGCGATCCCAACCCGGTGCACTGGGACCGCAATTCGGTGGACGCGCTGGGCTTCGGGCAACACACCATCAACCAGGGTCCGCTGGGCCTCAGCTACATGATCAACATGCTGCATGAATGGGCCGGTCCCGGCGCCATAAAGCGCCTGGTGATGACCTTTCCCATGGCCGTGCTGGACGGCGACCATATCACCGCCAAGGGCGTGGTGACCGGGGTGCGCGAGGAGGGCGGCGTGACGCTGGCCGAGTGCGACATCTGGCTGGAGCGGCCGGGCACCGAGCCGCCGCTCAAGGGCACCGCGACCGTAGCCCTGCCGGGCTAAAAAATATTCATGGATGCTGGTTCGGTGCTTCCCTTTGGCGCCGTTTTGCCGCATGAGTCGGGCAGACACCAATCCAGGGAGACGTCATGGTCGATTTCCGCAAATCCTATCCGCTGTTCCAGGAGGCCTATCTGGTCAACGACCTGGAAGAGTCGATCGTGAAATGGAGCCGGCTGTTCGGCGCCGGCCCGTTCCGCATGGTCCCGCACCACAAGACCGTGAAGTTCGAATACCGCGGCACGGACACCGAGGCCGACGTGTCCTATGCGTTCGGCTATCTCGGCGACATGATGATCCAGTTCATCCAGCAGCATGACGACAAGCCGTCGATCTACCGCGACATGTACAAGAAGGGCGAGGAGGGGTTCCACCACGTCGCCACGCTGGTCCACGACTTCGAGGGCGAGTTCAAGCGGTGGCAGGACATGGGCTTCGAAAGCGCCTGCCGGCTCTACGCCGACGAGGTCGACGCCTGCTATTTCGACACCCGCTCGGTCAATGGCGGCTTCACCGAACTGCACGGCGATCCGCCGCACCTGATGGGCCGCTGGATGGCGATGCACCGTGCCCACGAACTCTGGCGTCCGGGCGACAGCCCGTTCCTGACCCTGTAGGAGGCGATCATGGCTGACCCACGCAACGGTTACCCGATGTTCCAGCAGGCCTATTTCGTCAACGACGTCGAGGCGCACGCGAAGAAGTGGAGCGAGCTTTATGGCGCCGGCCCGTTCCGCATCGCGGCGCACCACAAGACCGACAGTTTCGAGTACCGCGGCCAGGATATCGAGGCCGACGTGTCCTATGCGTTCGGTTACCTCGGCGACATCATGATCCAGTTTATCCAGCAGCATGACGAGAAGCCGTCCATCTACCGCGACATGTACAAGAAGGGCGAGGAGGGTTTCCATCATGTGGCTTTCCTGGCCCGCGACTTCGAGGGCGAGTTCAAGCGCCTCGAGGACATGGGCTTCGACTGCGCCACCCGTCTGCATGCCGACAATGTGGACGCGGCCTATTTCGACACGCGCTCGGTCAATGGCTGCTTCACCGAGGTCCATGGCGATCCCCCGCAGGCGATGCGCGAGCGCTGGACGGCGTTGAAGCGGGCGCACCAGCTTTGGAAGCCGGGCGACAGCCCGTTCGTCGACATCCGCTGACCCGGTTTCGCTTGGCGGCTTGCCGGTGATATGGTTTTCGCGCCGCGGGCGATGGTCCGCGGCGCAGCCATATTGGGGAGAGGCGCATGGGAACCGTGAACGTCGAACAGGATCTGCCGGTGCCGGCGGACAAGGTCTGGAAGGTGCTGGCCGATTTCGCCGGCTTTCTGGAATGGACCGGCACGGACCCCGCGCGCACCATCGAGATCACCGGCGGCCCAGGCGTCGGCATGACCCGCCACCTGACCCTGCCCGGCATCGGCACCATGGCCGAGCGGCTCGACACACTGGATCATGGCACCCGCACCCAGGTCTACACGCTGGTCGCCGGCAAGCCGATCGGCATGGGCCAGTACAGGGCCACGGTGGTGGTCAGCGACCGGCCCGGCGGCTGCCGGCTGAACTGGACAGGCGTATTCGAGGCGGCGCCCGGCGCCGATGAGGCTGAGGTCGCGAAGCTGCTGGAAGGCTCCTATACGGGCATGTCGCAGGCGCTGGCCGCTGCGGCCGTACTCTAGGCCCCATGGCTGCCATTCCGGTCACCAACTCGATTTCGATCGACGACAGCGAGCTTGACGAGAGCTTCATCCGCGCCGGCGGGCCGGGTGGCCAGAACGTCAACAAGGTGGCGACGGCGGTGCAGCTGCGCTTCGACGTGCGCCGCTCGCCCTCGCTGCCCAACGACGTGGCCGTGCGGCTGATCGCGCTGGCCGGCAGCCGGGTGACCCAGGACGGCGTGCTGGTGATCACCGCCCAGAGCTACCGCACCCAGGAACGCAACCGCGCCGACGCGCGCGAGCGGCTGCTGGACCTGATCCGCAAGGCGTCAGTCCCGCCGGTCAAGCGGCGGGCCACCAAGCCGAGCAAGGCCGCGAAGGAAAGGCGGCGCGAAGGAAAGGCCCAGCGTTCCGGCGTGAAGAGCCTGCGCGGCAAGGTGCGGGACGAATAGCATTCCCCGGCTGAGATGACGCCAAATGGATGCATCGAGCCCGATCCGCCGGTGTCCTACGTGCCGGATTGTGCGTGGCCGTCTGGGATGCCTTCGCCGGAATGAGGGTTATGGTGCGCCAAATCCGGCGAATGGCTCGACTTGCGCATAGCCGATTTCCTTGCCGAAATGCTGGCTGAGGACACCGAACCAGGCGGTCTTCAGCCTGTCCTCGAAACCCGCCGGCAGCGGCTCCACGCCGTCGCGGGTGATCATGCGCCAGTAGGGTGGCCGCTGGTCGGGGTCGATTTCGTCGACCCGGCAGGTCGCCAGCAGGATGTGGTCGATGGCGGGCCATTCGTCCGACGCGTGAAAGGCGCGGGAGATGAAATAGAGGACAATGGCCGGGTCGATCGGTACGCCGAGTGGCAGCACATAAGCGAGCAGGCCGCCCGCCGTGCGCATGCCGAAGTCGATCCGCGACTGCTTGATCTGCTTGTTGGCGGCGATCAGCCCAGCCGGCAGGTTGAGGGTGACCACGCGCCGAAGCTGTTCGATGCCATCGGCCGGCAGGTCGGCGGTGTTGATCTGGCCGCGGCCCGTCACCAGCGGGGTTTCGTAGGTGAACAGCCAGCGATTGTACATGTCGTAGAGGCTGGAGACGAACTGCTCGGCGCCGAGCTGGTCGTCGTAGAGCATCCGTACCTCGGCGATGATGCCTTCGGGGCGGAAGTTCACGTCGGCCTGCTTGCCGGTGGGCTTGTTACCGGTGATGGCATACGGCGTCTTGCCGCCCGCCTTTTCAAGGGCGAGCACCATGGCGTCGTGGAGTTGGTCCATCCTCATCCGCGGTCCGTCTGGGCCAGCCGGCTCATCTGGCTGGGATAGCGCTCGCCGACCGCCGCGCCGACGGGGAACAGGGTCTCGAGCTCGTCCATGGTGGCCTTGTCCATGGGAATGTCGAGGGCGCCGACATTCTCTTCCAGGATTTCGACCCGCTTGGTGCCCGGGATCGGCGTGATGTCGTCGCCCTTGGCCATCACCCAGGCCAGCGCAAGCTGCGCGGACGTGCAGTGCTTCGACAGCGCGATCTGGCGCAGGCGGGTGACCAGCGCCAGGTTCTTCTCGAAATTGCCCTGGGTAAAGCGCGGCAGGAACGAGCGCATGTCGCCCTTGGCGAACTGGGTGGCCGGGGTCAGCGTGCCGGTCAGCATGCCCCGGCCCAGCGGGCTGAAAGGAATGAAGGCGACGCCCAACTCGCGGCAGGTTTCGATGATCCCGCCCTCGGGCTCGCGGTTCCAGAGCGAATATTCGGACTGTACCGCCGAGATCGGGTGAATGCGGTGGGCGCGGCGCAACGTGTCCGAGTTTACTTCACACAGGCCGATGGCGCGCACCAGCCCGCTGGTCACCAGCGCGCCCATGACGTCGACCGTGTGCTCGATGGGCACGTTGGGATCGACCCGGTGAGCGTAATAGAGGTCGATATAGTCGGTGCCGAGCCGCTGGAGGCTTTCCTCGCAGCGGGCGCGGACCACTTCAGGCCGGCCATCGACCGACAGCGCGCCCTTCTCGCCGGGGACGAAGCCGAACTTGGTGCAAATCTGGACCTGGTCGCGCACAGGCCCGAGCACCCGGCCGATCAGTTCCTCATTGTGGCCGTTGCCGTAGACATTGGCCGTGTCGAGGAATGTGACCCCCATCTCGACGGCGCGGCGCAGGGTCATTTCCGCCTGGCCCTCTTCGGGCGTACCATAGGCGGCCGACATGCTCATGCACCCCAGGCCCAGGCGCGAAATCTCAACATCGGAAAATGGTAATTTGCGACGGTTCATCGGTACTTCCTTGTGTCGTGCTTGGACGGAATTTGCACCCTCCGTGTGGCGGACGCAACCGGTGCCCGTGGCTTTTGCGTGACGGCAGCCGATGTCAGCGCCTATGAAGTAAGACATGGTGTCTTCTCCGGAATCAGAGCGCCGAACAAGATTGCGGCGCCGAGTGGCGGTCGCCCGCAGGCGTTGGGTCCGGCGTATCCTGTTTCTGGCGGGCGGGCTGGTGGTTGGCGCAGCCGCCGTGCTGCTGGCGATCTGGGGCGACTGGGCACAGGAGCGATTCCATGGGGTGCTGGCCTATTCGCGCTACTGGGCGCTGGTCGTCACGCCCTTGGGTTTCGCGGTGGTGGTGTGGCTGACGCGGCGGTTTTTCCCCGATGCACAGGGGAGCGGCATCCCGCAGGCCATTGCCGCGCGCGCCATCACCGATCCGGAGACACGGGGCAGGCTGGTCTCGCTGCGCATGGCCGCCGGAAAGATTTTCCTCACGCTCCTCGGGATGCTGTCCGGTGCCTCGACGGGGCGCGAGGGCCCGACGGTGCAGGTCGGCGCCTCGATCATGTTCGCTGCGGGACGGCTGTCGCCGCGGCGTCAGGCCGGTCTGATCCTGGCGGGATCGGCGGCGGGCGTGGCTGCGGCCTTCAACACGCCGCTGGCCGGCATCGTCTTCGCCATCGAGGAAATGAGCAAGTCGTTCGAAGCGCGCACCAGCGGGCTGATCATCGGCTGCATCATCATCGCCGGCATGACGTCGGTGTTCTTCCTGGGCAATTACACCTATTTCGGCGTCAGCCATGCGGCGCTGCATGACCGCGGCGTGTGGATGGCGGTGCCGCTGTGCGGGGTCGTTGGCGGACTATTGGGCGGCGGCTTCAGCAAGGTGGTGGTGACCATGTCGCGGGGCCTGCCGAATCGGGCCGGCGCGCTGATAAAGGCCCGTCCGGTGGCCTTTGCGGCAGCTTGCGGGCTGGCTGTCGCCTGTTGCGGTCTGCTCTCGGGCGATGCGATCTACGGCACCGGCTATCATCAGGTCGATCAGGTCCTCAGCGGTTCGGGCACGCTGTCCTGGGACTTTGGGATCCTGAAGCTGCTGGCGACGGCCATCTCATCGATCAGCGGCATTCCGGGTGGCATCTTCTCGCCGTCGCTGGCCGTGGGCGCCGGGTTCGGCTTCAACATCGCGCAGCTGTTTCCGGCCGATGCCATGGGCGCGGTCGTGCTGCTGGGCATGGTCGCCTATTTCGCCGGGGTCACCCAGGCGCCGATCACGGCCTTCGTCATCGTGACCGAGATGACCGATAATCACGACATGCTGCTGCCGCTGATGGCGGCGGCGGCAATTGCCCACGGCGCGTCCCGGCTGGTCTGCCGCGAAGGCATCTATCATGCGCTGAGCAAGGGATTCCTGCCGGCCAAACCGGCTAAAGCCGCGCCTGCTAAAGACGCGTCTTCGACTCCAGATTCAGCGTCCGGATGATCCTGAACAGGATGCCGATGTCGCCGACGAACCTGTCGAGCTGCACATTGACCGCCTTGCCGGAATAGCCCTGCACCTCGAAATGGTCCTGTCCGTTGTTGGCGGCGATGTAGAGGCTGTCGCCGTCGAACGCCGCCTGCATCTTGCTGCCCAGGCTGTTGCGCAGCTCGATGAGCTGCTGCATGAAGCCGGGCGTGAGCAGATAGCGGGCTTCCACCTGATTGGTGCCGTAGACCTCGAAGCATTTCTCGAATTCCGGGTCCTCCAGCCTGACCCGCTCCATGTCGCCCATGCCGATGCTGCCGAACCAGTTGCCGATCACGGTGGCATCCGCCTTGATAATGGTGGTGCCGTGGAACCGCTTGGCGAAGGAGAAGCTGAACACCGGCCCGCGGAAGACGGTCACGTCCCGCTTGTTCTTGCCCGAGCCGCTGACCTGGCGCAGGTGCAGATCGGTCATCTCCAGCCGCACGCCCTCATAGACCCCCGAAACCTGGTCCTCCCGGCCATCACGGTTGTGGCTGGGCAGCAGGCCGACGCGGCGCAACTCGGGGATCGGGTCGTGCCGCGGCACCAGGCAGAAGTCCAGGCCGAAGAAACCGCACAGGCGCGTGACCAGCTTTTCCTTCACCACCTTCTGGTGCCGGATGATCGGATGCTGGATGAATGCCCAGCTG
The sequence above is drawn from the Emcibacter sp. SYSU 3D8 genome and encodes:
- a CDS encoding aromatic ring-hydroxylating dioxygenase subunit alpha, encoding MNKMDFPAARSFALNPGAEPGSPEALAPYQDYGDRSYSTDRYVSREWAKREWDNMWTRIWTLAGVAKDIPEVGDYFKYDLGPESFIVTRHGTGPNDISAYYNVCHHRGNRLVMSEFGHAASFKCAFHSWEWNLDGTLKNIQDRETFRTAVVADDPPLSQVRCELWDGFIFINMDLNAGPLLDFIGPLVEHMKAYRFADMHVVKDLETPWPCNWKIGHDAFIEVYHVHAVHPEILSFFNDREVQWDTYPNGMSRQLLKFGEISPKLDDHETLNEGLKYLLSEVDVTPEQFRGQPNDARRVLQEAKRAWAAKRGIDYSEFTDNQLTDDWNYSIFPNVTFNAHPEGLLIQRFRPHRSDPEQMTYDLLVLIRPVDDPNYKVPAYMGVEDGTDLSGKVRPERMHIKYGDDGLGYVINQDASMMGYVHQGVQSRGYKGARYSDQEQQLRHWHNELELYVKGEK
- a CDS encoding CorA family divalent cation transporter; this translates as MLDRVGLISAYRFDGQGRARLVDWDDLTAAGQGSGFVWIHLQQNAAYTRQWLTRESGLDPVVVEGLLARQSRPRCTEFVNGLMLDLRGINLDPTCEEEMTPLHVWIEARRLITVRLYRIKATRDIREQLAAGHVPTSIGGLLARLTHRLIERVEPAITAIDDDMDMLEHDMVEDRSAATRARLNGLRRRAVALHRYVAPQQMALARLAGQRVLDIDVQTRGRLSDVADDASRSVADLDAIRERGKLIHEEMEARVNDRMQANMYLLSMVSVVFLPLTLLTGLLGINVAGIPSAESPKAFWSVCLILLGLGIAEIWYLRRRYLT
- a CDS encoding cupin domain-containing protein, with amino-acid sequence MAMTVERNCFSGLEGVYDQLKARRLWPLTSVHEKALQREAPHWHPYNNHLFLLEGTISVFDEDAGIRYDLKGGDLCIVPAKTLHAAASDGPMVLMVCFDEPTPMSKIKANPAEEPR
- a CDS encoding MaoC/PaaZ C-terminal domain-containing protein, with the protein product MNVKTGDRIPDWVMESVRPERMRTMAAILRDPNPVHWDRNSVDALGFGQHTINQGPLGLSYMINMLHEWAGPGAIKRLVMTFPMAVLDGDHITAKGVVTGVREEGGVTLAECDIWLERPGTEPPLKGTATVALPG
- a CDS encoding VOC family protein, which codes for MVDFRKSYPLFQEAYLVNDLEESIVKWSRLFGAGPFRMVPHHKTVKFEYRGTDTEADVSYAFGYLGDMMIQFIQQHDDKPSIYRDMYKKGEEGFHHVATLVHDFEGEFKRWQDMGFESACRLYADEVDACYFDTRSVNGGFTELHGDPPHLMGRWMAMHRAHELWRPGDSPFLTL
- a CDS encoding VOC family protein, which codes for MADPRNGYPMFQQAYFVNDVEAHAKKWSELYGAGPFRIAAHHKTDSFEYRGQDIEADVSYAFGYLGDIMIQFIQQHDEKPSIYRDMYKKGEEGFHHVAFLARDFEGEFKRLEDMGFDCATRLHADNVDAAYFDTRSVNGCFTEVHGDPPQAMRERWTALKRAHQLWKPGDSPFVDIR
- a CDS encoding SRPBCC family protein, with the protein product MGTVNVEQDLPVPADKVWKVLADFAGFLEWTGTDPARTIEITGGPGVGMTRHLTLPGIGTMAERLDTLDHGTRTQVYTLVAGKPIGMGQYRATVVVSDRPGGCRLNWTGVFEAAPGADEAEVAKLLEGSYTGMSQALAAAAVL
- the arfB gene encoding alternative ribosome rescue aminoacyl-tRNA hydrolase ArfB; amino-acid sequence: MAAIPVTNSISIDDSELDESFIRAGGPGGQNVNKVATAVQLRFDVRRSPSLPNDVAVRLIALAGSRVTQDGVLVITAQSYRTQERNRADARERLLDLIRKASVPPVKRRATKPSKAAKERRREGKAQRSGVKSLRGKVRDE
- a CDS encoding aldo/keto reductase codes for the protein MNRRKLPFSDVEISRLGLGCMSMSAAYGTPEEGQAEMTLRRAVEMGVTFLDTANVYGNGHNEELIGRVLGPVRDQVQICTKFGFVPGEKGALSVDGRPEVVRARCEESLQRLGTDYIDLYYAHRVDPNVPIEHTVDVMGALVTSGLVRAIGLCEVNSDTLRRAHRIHPISAVQSEYSLWNREPEGGIIETCRELGVAFIPFSPLGRGMLTGTLTPATQFAKGDMRSFLPRFTQGNFEKNLALVTRLRQIALSKHCTSAQLALAWVMAKGDDITPIPGTKRVEILEENVGALDIPMDKATMDELETLFPVGAAVGERYPSQMSRLAQTDRG
- a CDS encoding chloride channel protein, whose amino-acid sequence is MAVARRRWVRRILFLAGGLVVGAAAVLLAIWGDWAQERFHGVLAYSRYWALVVTPLGFAVVVWLTRRFFPDAQGSGIPQAIAARAITDPETRGRLVSLRMAAGKIFLTLLGMLSGASTGREGPTVQVGASIMFAAGRLSPRRQAGLILAGSAAGVAAAFNTPLAGIVFAIEEMSKSFEARTSGLIIGCIIIAGMTSVFFLGNYTYFGVSHAALHDRGVWMAVPLCGVVGGLLGGGFSKVVVTMSRGLPNRAGALIKARPVAFAAACGLAVACCGLLSGDAIYGTGYHQVDQVLSGSGTLSWDFGILKLLATAISSISGIPGGIFSPSLAVGAGFGFNIAQLFPADAMGAVVLLGMVAYFAGVTQAPITAFVIVTEMTDNHDMLLPLMAAAAIAHGASRLVCREGIYHALSKGFLPAKPAKAAPAKDASSTPDSASG
- a CDS encoding DUF3137 domain-containing protein, giving the protein MANDAAPWLTGFDEFRAREIDPIIGELEAARHEARNAALKRASWFIPLALLGVGLVWLYLPGDFLIFAAFVAVGGSWAFIQHPIIRHQKVVKEKLVTRLCGFFGLDFCLVPRHDPIPELRRVGLLPSHNRDGREDQVSGVYEGVRLEMTDLHLRQVSGSGKNKRDVTVFRGPVFSFSFAKRFHGTTIIKADATVIGNWFGSIGMGDMERVRLEDPEFEKCFEVYGTNQVEARYLLTPGFMQQLIELRNSLGSKMQAAFDGDSLYIAANNGQDHFEVQGYSGKAVNVQLDRFVGDIGILFRIIRTLNLESKTRL